Within Salvia splendens isolate huo1 chromosome 21, SspV2, whole genome shotgun sequence, the genomic segment CGCGTGTAAATCGAGAGAGTTTGCAGCAACTGATCATTCTTGGCAAGAAAGGGATATGAGAAATCAATGAAATAATAGATGTTTATGACAAAGAGCTAATGGAAAGGACTGCACAAATACATAAATCCCCTGAAAATAGTATAACATAAGAGTTGATTGATGGTAACTACAATCTAGGACAAATCAGAGCAAATGTAGTGAATTTACAACTTTAAAAATCTGTCAAAATCCAAATACCCTTTAATTCTACTGCATCACCACTTTGTATCCTCACAAAGGCAAAGGAAGTACAATGTGGATATGATGTACTTTGTGATTCCATTCTAGAATGTAAGAAGGGCCCTTTTAAGCTTTTGTTATGATAGAAATAAGAAACATGCAGCAGATCtcacaaaattgataaaactaGTTTTACTGAAACAAAATTGTCCATGTATAAGAAAAATATGGAATCAAGAAACTGTGAAAGTTGAAGTGAAATGTTGTACTAGAACTTAATAAACAGAACACACCCAAAAGGAGCTGAAATTTCTCTTATtcattgtatataatattttggTGTTAAAAGTGTTAACACATGTATAAGTTGTTGATTTTGAGAAAATACAAAACTTGTGACTTGAACAGCTAGCTAAATTTATGTTTCCATCCCACATTTGACCCTAATTCTTGGCCCACACCAAGAATGTGCTACAATTCTAATTACCATGCCAACTAATTTACTAATATTAAGACTTGCTCTAAAATATTTGTGTTGCATTTGATATTCAAAAGGGTTTTTTCtcagcttatattaaattgatgCAGCAAAGTGCTTCCAAAATAGGTAATCTTGAATTGCTTCTGTTCATGCTCCGAATTAGTGAAAAATGCTAACTGGCTTTTATGATAGATTAAGGCATAAATATGGAGAAGCAGAGCAGCAGTGTAGTGGTTCGGTTGTTGGGGAGTTTGGTGGGCTATATGAGGAGGTTCCTATTCCGCTTCCTGTCCGTGGGGCCCATACCACGCCACATGGCGTTCATCCTAGACGGGAACCGGAGGTACGCCCGGAAGTGGAAGATGGACGACAGGATGGGGTACAAGGTGGGGTTCCTTGCCCTGATGAGGCTGATGAGGTGCTGCCATGAGCTCGGGGTGAAGTACATAACTGTCTATGTGTTTAGCATCGAGAACTTCAAGAGGAGGCCCGAGGAGGTGCAGACGGTAATGGAACTGATGCTCGAGAAGATCGAAGGGTTGATCAAGGAAGAGGGCATATTGAATCAGTATGGAGTGAGGGTGGAGTTTGCGGGGAATCTGAAGCTCTTGTCTGAGCCTGTGAGGATTGCTGCGGAGAAGGCCATGAGGGTGACGGCTCATAACAAGAGTCTCGTTCTGGTGGTGGCCGTCGCCTATACTTCAACGGATGAGATGGCGCAAGCTGCTCAGGAGTGCTGCCGAGACAAGGCTGATCGTGGGAGCCAGCAGCAGCAGCTAGTCGAGTTAGCAGATGTCGAGAGGCATATGTACATGGCAGTCGCGCCTGATCCAGAAATTCTTTTGCGCACCTCAGGAGAGAAGCGTCTCAGCAACTTCCTGCTCTGGCAGACTTCTAACTCGGTGCTGTATTCGCCTGCGGCGTTGTGGCCGGAAGTTGGGCTGCGCCACCTCGTCTGGGCGGTGTTGAACTTCCAAAGAGTCCAGCCTTACCTCCACAAGAGGAGGAACCACCTATATCTTTCTACTCAGCAATAAGCATTTTTCATTTGCATTACATTTTAAAAGCTTTCATAGTTATGAGTTTAAGAGGATATCAACATCAAACGAAATAGATTACAATAGAGGAACCGAGGTTTACAAGTGGCTGATTATATGTATATTGAGAAAATAAGTGGGTAAGTATATGTATCAgctaaataaaatgtgagtttcaCAATGAAAGAATACAAGTAGAATATAAGTTAACAATAGTAGCAGAATAGCTACAGAGTTGCTGCATGTAGCTAAAATCCTCGAAGCCCAGAATCAACGTCTAGGTTGGTGCAGACGAGGGCGATTACAGAAGGTGCGGCCATTGGACCTTACAAATACTGCTATAGCCAAACTCATGCTTGCCCACATGAAGGAAAATAATAAACTCCATAGATCGTGTCGAGCTACAAAACAACAAGATACTAATTAGTGGTACTCAATGCTATATGGATCAGGAGATGCATAAGAAACTATACATGAGTAAACAGTTAGACTAATGCATTAACTTCGAGAACTGTTCATTGATAAAGTGGCAACGACAGTTCAGCATGTGACATTGTAAAATGCTAGATTTGTAATACTCTAGCAAAACATATTAACATTTGTAAATGGAGTTCAAAACTAGAAGCAAAAGCATTGACAAGAAAGGCATTCCTACCTCGTCTAAGTGACAACAGTGCGAAGAAGAAGCCAATCAGAATCACTCCCAAAGCCAATGGAAAGGACTGCTGACGTGCAAAAAATTGCAATATAAGTCCCGTATTCAACTAGTTAGCATAAATAACATGAACATAGTTAAATTTGAATACATTATTAGGGTTACACAATTAATATATGACTtttta encodes:
- the LOC121784894 gene encoding dehydrodolichyl diphosphate synthase 6-like; protein product: MEKQSSSVVVRLLGSLVGYMRRFLFRFLSVGPIPRHMAFILDGNRRYARKWKMDDRMGYKVGFLALMRLMRCCHELGVKYITVYVFSIENFKRRPEEVQTVMELMLEKIEGLIKEEGILNQYGVRVEFAGNLKLLSEPVRIAAEKAMRVTAHNKSLVLVVAVAYTSTDEMAQAAQECCRDKADRGSQQQQLVELADVERHMYMAVAPDPEILLRTSGEKRLSNFLLWQTSNSVLYSPAALWPEVGLRHLVWAVLNFQRVQPYLHKRRNHLYLSTQQ